CAATTATCTGAAGTATGTCGCCTTCTTGGGAATTCAACTAGAGCAGGTATGACAATTAACCAAGGTGTTGAACTTGTTGCACATGAAGTGGCACATCCTGCGGGTACAGAATTCAAACGACTTGCAAATGAACTGAGATTAGGTGTGGATTTTGAGAAGGCTCTAGTAAGTTTTCAAAAAAGAGTACCTTCAAGAGACTTTAAGTTATTCATAGCTACTCTTCTTATTCAAAAAAGAGCGGGGGGCAACCTGCATGCAATCTTGGACGAAATGGCCCATACGCTTGAAGAACGGAAAGTACTTAATCAAACTATTAAAACAATGACTGCAGAGCAAAGATTTATTTCATATATTTTACCATCTCTACCCATATTTTTGATTTTAGTTATGAATACTATTGTGGATGATTTCTTAAAACCTATAACCACTGTGCCAGGGGCTATTATATCAATAATGTTCATTATAGGAACTATTTTAACTTTTTATCTTGTAAGAAAGGTTACCAACATAAGGGTGTAAATAATGGATACTTCAATAATTTTATTGGTTTTACTATTTTGGTTCTTTTTTGGGATGGCCCTAAGGAATTGGTTTGTGTTCTCACAAGAGAAAAAAAAGTTAATTACTCATATTCAAGATGTAACAGAAATTAGTAGGAATGTATTTAAGAAGAAAGAGAAAACATCAACGAAAATTTTAACTAAAATTTTCAAATATGGTGATGATTTTTCTGCTTTAGGTCAAAGAATAAATTTTTTCAGTGAAAAACACGAGGTAGAACTTTGGTTAAGAAAAGCAGGTTATCCATATGAGTTAACAGTGGAACGATTTCAAGGCATAAAAATATTTTTAACAATTATTGGGTTTTTCGTAGGTTTTATTGGAATCTTTACAGGATTACCATTATCTCAATTTGGTGTCACCCTATTACCGTTGCTAGGTTACTTTGGGACAATCATGGCGTTAAAGAACAAAGCAAAAAAGCGACAAGAAGAACTACGTTATGATTTACCTGATTTTCTAGATACAGTAAGTGTTAGTTTAAGAGCTGGAGTTAGCTTAGATCAAACGCTCCGAGAAGTAGTTAAATATTTTAGTGGTCCTCTACATGAAGAGTTTTCTAGGTTTAACCAAGAGATAAGTTTAGGTGTACCTAGAGAGGAAGCATATCGAGATTTACTTAAAAGAAATGATAATCCCGAATTTCAATCGTTAATAAAATCTCTTATTCAAGGGGTTAAATTAGGGGTTCCAATTGCTACAACTTTTAAAATACAGGCAGAAGATATGCGAGTAATCCGAAAAGAGTTAGCTAAAGAGAAAGCAGCTAAAGCCAGCCCTAAGGTTACTCTTATAACAACATTTGTAGTTGCTCCTACTGCAATTATAATGATTGCAGGTTTAATGATACTAAACATGCTGTTTAGTGATGGTGGAATAGCTAGTTTATTTAGGTAAGGTCTTTGCATTCTGCAAAGTTAAAATATAAAAATTTTTAGGAGGAAATTGTTTATGAAAAACATCATGTTAAGCACTTATGTCAAGGTTGAAAACACTATTAAAGGTTATGCGGATAAAGTTAGAAATGAAAAGGGTTCACAATCACTTGAGTGGATTGCAATCGCAGCCATTGTAGTCATTATCACTGGAATTATCTCTAAAGCAATGAAAGATACTTCAATCGGAACAGAATTTTTAAATAAGTTTAAAAACTTTATAGCTGAAGTAGGTAAGACTGAATAAGGATTTTAAGAATAGTAATGTTCCACGAACATTACTATTCTAATTTTATTAAAAAATACATAGTAGGGAGAGTAAACAATGAAAATTACATCAAGTTACAAATTTTTATTCATATCAATTTTAACGGTATGTTTAATCTCCTGTTCCAACAACGATTCTAATAACAATGAATCAACAAAACCAAAAGAAGAAACAAAATCTACCGAACAAAAAGATAAAGGTAGGTCAGAATTTAAAACTTTAAAAAAAAATGTATTGTCGTCACCCACAAACACTAATGAATTAATTCAATATCCTGCAGGAGCATTTGCAGGTAATACTATAGCATTATTACCTGAAGAAGAAAAAAAAGAAGTTTATAAAAAATTAGATAAGATGCCCAAAATTACAGATAATGCAACAAATAAAGAAAAGGATCTCTATTGGAACAATCTTTTATCTTTATTTCATGAGGATTACATAGATCCTCAATCAGTATTAGAAAAGTGGAAAATGGAATCATTTGGAAGTCCGGAAATTGACGATCCTCGCTTTAAATTTAAAGAGAATTTAAACGTTGAAATTGTACTCGATGCAAGTGGAAGTATGAATGGGAAGATTGGCGGAAAAACAAAAATGGAGTTGGCTAAAGAATCTATTTCTGAATTTGCTTCATCTTTGCCAGAAGGTGCGAATGTTGCTCTGCGTGTATATGGGCATAAAGGGTCAGGTTCTGATCAGGATAAAGAGCTCTCATGTGAAAGTAGTGATATTGTTTACAATATGCAGAATTACGACGAGAGCAATTTTAAGGAATCTCTCAATAAATTTAATCCTTCAGGGTGGACCCCTATTACGCTCGCATTGAATAAAGCAAAAGAAGATATGGCCAAATTTAACGGAGATCAAAATACGAATATAATTTTCCTTGTCAGTGACGGAATAAACACATGTGGTGGTGATCCTGTCCAAGTTGCTAAGAGTTTAGCAGATTCTAACATAAAGCCTATCGTAAATGTAATTGGGTTCGATGTTGATGCTAAAGGGCAAGAACAATTAAAAAATGTAGCAAATGCAAGTGCAGGAATTTATGCAAATGTAAATAATCAAGGTGAATTAGTGAAACAGTTTGAGTCTGCAAAAGAAATCGCTGAAAAATGGGACCAATGGAAAAAAGATGCTATAAGCAATTTGGATTCCATAAAAGTTGATCGTTACTTTATGACACTTGAGTTTTCAAATGATTGGAGTTCAAAAGAGGAACAACAAAGTGCAAATTTAATTGATGCAATAAATTATTTATATCGTGATAAAAAAGTTATTAGTAAAGAAGTCAATGATTATTTTCATTCTAAGCGTGATGAACAAAAAGATTTAACAGGAAAATCACAGGACGAAGTAGTGGAATACCTAGAGTCCATAAATGACAAAACATACGACGAAATGAAGAAATCCATTGAAGAGAAATATAAACAGAAGTAAAACATCTAAGTCAGTCAAAGATACTTGAAAGAAAGGAGCTTGTAAGGGTGAAAAGTAAAAAAATTAGAAGAAGAATGATGCCATTCTTTGCTGGCTTGGCTGCTTATTTTATTATTTTCCTTAGTGTAGCTCCTACAGCAGTCTATGCTGTGGGGAGCTGGGGAGATAATATTAATCCCTGGGGTGATTCTATTGAAGACTGGGATGACAGTGTGGATAGTTGGGATGATTCTGTTAATGACTGGGATGCTGAACCAGGCAGTTCAAAAGATGGGAACTCATCTAATGGAGGAAACTCCTCTGATGGAGATAAATCAAATCCAGATGGTAATGATCCATCAACTCCAGATGGCAGCAGCGATCCATCAAATTTAGACAATCCCAACAACTCAAATGACACAAATAATCCAGATAAAGAATCTGAATCTGGTGGCAGTAAAAATTCAGAGGATCAAAACAACGAACAAGATGGAAATGATCCGGAAGAACCATCTGGTCCATCGTTGTATGATTTTAACAAGTATCTTCATAATGATGTGTTAGGCAATACCTTTAATTATATGGAAGAAAACAACATCAGAAATCCTATGGATGTGTTTACTGATTATAACAACAACAGAGGATTAATGGCCAACATGATGTATTCCACCTATAAATTAGGTGTTAAAGGTGATTTGGTCGGAGAAACAATTGCAGATGGCGTGGACTTGGGTATAAAGGGTATTGAAGTTAAGAATAAAGTAAAAGAAATTCAAAATTATAGAAAAGCATTGAAAACTGCGTTAGATGCTAGAAGCACAACATTACAAAATTTAGACAATATTGACGACATCAGAAATTTAGACTCAATAGATGATATCAAAAAAGGATTACAGGGCACACATTTTACTCCTATCTCAAAACTTAACGTTGGTGTAGCTGCTGTTAGTGCTGGTTACTCAGCTTATGAAACAGGTAAAAACATTGGTAAATTAATTACAGCAGACAATTCTAAAGATAGATGGTTGGCTGGTGGAGATATTGGACAGAGTTTAGGGGACACTTTAATGAGTGCTTCTGTAATAGCAGGTGGAACTGGTGTAGGTGCTCCTGTGGCTGCAGGTCTTTTTATAGCAGGTGCAACCCTTTGGGCAGCAGGAACTATTACTAAAATGGTAGTAAATCATAAGGAAGTATATAAATCGGCTAAAAAAGGAATTGAAAAAGTTGGTAAAGCAATTTCTTCTGTAAAAGAAAAAGGGGAATCATTAGTTAAGTCTGTCTCATCTTGGTTTAGTTAAGGAGATACATTATGAATATGACTGAAGAGCGTATAATTGATAAAGCAAGCAAATATAAAAAACTTCTAGAAACATATGAACTGTATCCTTATTCTTATTTAATTAACAACAAATATTTTTATTTTGTTAGTTTTCAAAGGTTTAATAAGAGTACTGGAATGGTTATTATAGCAGATTCTAAGAATTACACAGATCAAGAAATAATAAGTGCGTTTAAAATGATTTACAACTTTAACAGAATCATGAGAGAAGCATTAGATCAAATGATTCCAGATATTAAAAAACCTGTTTCAGTTCTTCAAGAAATGCAGATACTATTAACAGAAGTTGAATCAATGACTGGTTCCACACTCAAAAAAAGTGAAAATGAGGTTAAAAACCTTAATTTTATGATTAATGAAGTAGTCGGATTTCCTGATAAACTAGTAGAAATATTAAAAGAGATGAAAGCAATTGAAAAAACAGTACTTGATCGCAAATATCTACTTAGTGATGATGTAGACCGCATGATGGAGCTGAATTTTCTTCATTGTAAGATAATGTACAGTCAAGGTCGAGAACAATTAAAAGGCATTGAGGATGCACAAGTAATAGTCCGCAGATTAAAAGAACAAATAGATGATTTCTCAGATAGTCAAAAGAAAAAAATTAAACAGCTTATTTATTACTTGGAAGTATTTTCAGAGGAAAGAGCTATAAGAGATTTAAACAAATCCCAGGCAACATTTGAAAAAGACGAATTTGGTAATAAAATAACTATTGCACCTGGGGAAGCAGGTATGGAGGAGTATAAACAAATTCACTATAAAGCAGTAGATAATATACTAGAAGATCATATTAAAAATCATTTGAGGAATTTTAAGTAAACTACCCTAGGTGTAAGGAGGTTAAAAGATGAATCCTATAAAAGAAGGTTTCCGATTCTATACAAAAAATGTTGAATACCTGCTGTTACTGTCTATAACTATAGTACTACCATTATTAATTCTGCATTTTTATTTGATGAACTACATTTATCTAACAACATCTGCAATCTTTAACGATACCACATTTGCAGACCTAGTAAATGGATTCTTCACCTTACTGTTTCTTATTGTAGGACAACTTCCTTTTATAAAGTTCGTACAATCCGACTTAGAAGGGGAAGAAAAGAGAGTTAAAAGTGCTTACTTGTCATTTTTAAAGCACAGTTTTTCATTATACTTGTTCGGCATCGTTTACTGTGTTCTAGTACTTTTAGGTTTTACTCTTTTCATCATTCCAGGTTTAATTCTTATGGTGTTTTTATTCCTGACCCCATATATATCAGTGTTAGATGACAAGCCAGCACGAAAATCTTGGAAAAGTGCTATGAAGTTAGCTAAGAAAAACTTCTTTAAATTAGGTGGAATAATAGCTTTAGTAAGTATCGTTGAAATGATAATAGGATTAATCGCATTGTATGGTGTTTCTTTAATCACAAATAACTTTGGGGCTGCAACGGTAAGTCAAATTCTTTTAAATGTAATTATGTTGCCGTTATTGGCGATTATGGTCACATTTTGTGTTATTAAATGGAGAGACCATCTACCACCAGCAAATATCGTAGTGAAAAAATAATATAAATACATTTACGGAGTGGAAGAAACATGATCATATCTTATTTAAAACAAAAAACAAACGAAAAAGGTTCGGCTAGTATTGAGTTTTTGGCAATGATTCCTTTTGTTTTTTTATTAATGGTCATGCTCTGGCAATTTCTTATAGGTGCTTATGCTTTAATAACTGCTCAATCTGCTGCAAATGAAGCAGCCAAAGTTTATTCAACGACTGAAAACCAAGCTGAAGCTGCATCAGCTGCAAGTAAGATTGTGGATGCAACGGGTGATAGTATTAAACTTAATAATAGTAGAACCTTTATTTCATCAGGTTCAGATAAACAATTCACATCTTCTGTAGGGGTAGATTTGGAATTGGTATTTTTGCCTTCTGAGCTTTTTAGTGGAGGAACACCCACTATTCCAATCAATGTTGACGTTAGCAGCAGGGTGATAAAATGAGTAAGCAGTTTTCAAATGAAAAAGGTAATATTGCACTTCTGACCCTTGGTTTAATGAGCGTAATGATTATTATGTTTCTATTCCTCACCAATTTCGTAAAAGTTTTCTCGATAAAAGAACAAGCTTCAACCAATGCTCAGCAAGCTAGCTTGGCAGCTACTTCAATTGTTTACGAAGAAGTAGATGAGGCGATTGATGAATATGAAATGACGCTCATTGCAAACGGTAAGGAGATTCTTGAAGGAGAAAGTCTAAGTGAGAGAATTAACAAACGCCAGGAACAATATTCAGACCTTAATCAAAATGAAGCACATATTAAGGCAGTAGATGAAGTGTTAAGTGAAGAGTTATCTGGAAATGGAATTGACACTAAAATCTTAAACGACATACTCATAGAGAATCTCACCAATAGTCAAACCATTGAAAGTCTGAAATATGAAGTAAGCGAAGTTATTTCTAGCAATAAAGGGACGGTAGCCAATTCCGAGATCGTTTTCATGGATGATTCACAGATAACGGTTAAAACATCTTCGAAATATAAAGCACTCAAGTTTGATAGTTTTATTCCTGATGATCAAAGAGATATTAATCAAACTGGAACGGGTCCTGAAATTTCCTTTATCGAATATTTAGATGGTTGGTCTGACATTACAATTGAACTTAACTAGGGGGGAACAGTATGTCAAAAAGTGAAAAGAAATGGCGGCGTATTTATATCGCCCTATATATCTTCGTATACGGAATTTATGTTCCTTATAATCTACTTATGTGGCTTGGTGGAGAAGAAGGGTTCCCGATTGCTATGTTTCCAATAGCTATAGGTTTACCATTTATGAAGAAGAACCATATCAATAGCATACGAGAAAAAGAACAGAACGTTTAAACAGAGGGATGAGAAAATTGTCATCTCTTTTTTTTGGAATTCAATCGTAATTTTATTGTAATTCTGCATATTTTGTTTTTGTAATCTGCTCTATGGGAGGGATTTATAACTGCTTATGTATAAGAAATTAAATATATTTCTAGTAATAACTCTATTCTCTATTCTAGTTGCCTGTAACAATCAAGAAGAAGCTGAACACCAACAGGATAGTTCAAAGAGTAACGAAGAAAAAAGCACAATCGATGAAAGAAATAAAGAAGAGGTAAATAAATTAAAAGATGTTCCAGAACCATCTAAAAGCTTAGATGAAGTTTTGAATTATCCA
This genomic interval from Fictibacillus halophilus contains the following:
- a CDS encoding type II secretion system F family protein, which produces MIIAALSSLSVLLAIWAIYSFLGYRTHKREWKRQAETIYGTPNKRKSYFVVLGDKFDRSPLASKMHEKLQQANVSLTPSEFYGMLILGGVTIAILSNTMFSITMPLNIIIAAAFVVISYYSLFAIRKNKYQQRFEGQLSEVCRLLGNSTRAGMTINQGVELVAHEVAHPAGTEFKRLANELRLGVDFEKALVSFQKRVPSRDFKLFIATLLIQKRAGGNLHAILDEMAHTLEERKVLNQTIKTMTAEQRFISYILPSLPIFLILVMNTIVDDFLKPITTVPGAIISIMFIIGTILTFYLVRKVTNIRV
- a CDS encoding type II secretion system F family protein yields the protein MDTSIILLVLLFWFFFGMALRNWFVFSQEKKKLITHIQDVTEISRNVFKKKEKTSTKILTKIFKYGDDFSALGQRINFFSEKHEVELWLRKAGYPYELTVERFQGIKIFLTIIGFFVGFIGIFTGLPLSQFGVTLLPLLGYFGTIMALKNKAKKRQEELRYDLPDFLDTVSVSLRAGVSLDQTLREVVKYFSGPLHEEFSRFNQEISLGVPREEAYRDLLKRNDNPEFQSLIKSLIQGVKLGVPIATTFKIQAEDMRVIRKELAKEKAAKASPKVTLITTFVVAPTAIIMIAGLMILNMLFSDGGIASLFR
- a CDS encoding VWA domain-containing protein; this translates as MKITSSYKFLFISILTVCLISCSNNDSNNNESTKPKEETKSTEQKDKGRSEFKTLKKNVLSSPTNTNELIQYPAGAFAGNTIALLPEEEKKEVYKKLDKMPKITDNATNKEKDLYWNNLLSLFHEDYIDPQSVLEKWKMESFGSPEIDDPRFKFKENLNVEIVLDASGSMNGKIGGKTKMELAKESISEFASSLPEGANVALRVYGHKGSGSDQDKELSCESSDIVYNMQNYDESNFKESLNKFNPSGWTPITLALNKAKEDMAKFNGDQNTNIIFLVSDGINTCGGDPVQVAKSLADSNIKPIVNVIGFDVDAKGQEQLKNVANASAGIYANVNNQGELVKQFESAKEIAEKWDQWKKDAISNLDSIKVDRYFMTLEFSNDWSSKEEQQSANLIDAINYLYRDKKVISKEVNDYFHSKRDEQKDLTGKSQDEVVEYLESINDKTYDEMKKSIEEKYKQK
- a CDS encoding TadE family protein, whose protein sequence is MIISYLKQKTNEKGSASIEFLAMIPFVFLLMVMLWQFLIGAYALITAQSAANEAAKVYSTTENQAEAASAASKIVDATGDSIKLNNSRTFISSGSDKQFTSSVGVDLELVFLPSELFSGGTPTIPINVDVSSRVIK
- a CDS encoding pilus assembly protein TadG-related protein, whose protein sequence is MSKQFSNEKGNIALLTLGLMSVMIIMFLFLTNFVKVFSIKEQASTNAQQASLAATSIVYEEVDEAIDEYEMTLIANGKEILEGESLSERINKRQEQYSDLNQNEAHIKAVDEVLSEELSGNGIDTKILNDILIENLTNSQTIESLKYEVSEVISSNKGTVANSEIVFMDDSQITVKTSSKYKALKFDSFIPDDQRDINQTGTGPEISFIEYLDGWSDITIELN